One segment of Polaribacter huanghezhanensis DNA contains the following:
- a CDS encoding acyl carrier protein — MSDIASRVKAIIVDKLGVDDNEVTNEASFTNDLGADSLDTVELIMEFEKEFDIQIPDDQAENIGTVGQAVSYIEEAKK, encoded by the coding sequence ATGTCAGACATTGCATCAAGAGTAAAAGCTATTATCGTAGACAAATTAGGAGTAGACGACAACGAAGTAACAAATGAAGCTAGCTTTACTAACGATTTAGGAGCAGATTCTTTAGATACTGTGGAATTAATTATGGAATTCGAAAAAGAATTTGATATCCAAATACCAGACGACCAAGCAGAAAACATTGGTACAGTTGGTCAAGCAGTAAGCTACATAGAAGAAGCTAAAAAGTAA
- a CDS encoding IPExxxVDY family protein, which translates to MQIHSLELNDFSDNNYTLIGIHSALEEYKLAYVLNQKINTKFVKATYSLDFENKNNNATFCIYEFVNTKFSQSWFLISNQYTNHLEEISTGLFPSNEITTYLIPEKRKVDFFLKLEGDFNSDYIAKKVEEINAINQVITSYKIDPNILKSKDFLIF; encoded by the coding sequence TTGCAGATACACTCGCTCGAATTAAATGATTTTTCTGATAATAATTATACTTTAATAGGAATTCATTCTGCCTTAGAAGAGTATAAATTAGCATATGTATTAAATCAAAAAATAAACACAAAATTTGTTAAAGCAACATATAGTTTAGATTTTGAAAACAAAAACAACAATGCTACGTTTTGTATTTATGAGTTTGTGAATACAAAATTTAGTCAATCTTGGTTTTTAATTTCTAACCAATATACAAATCATTTAGAAGAAATTTCTACAGGATTATTTCCATCAAACGAAATAACGACCTATTTAATTCCAGAAAAAAGAAAAGTAGATTTTTTTCTAAAATTAGAAGGCGATTTTAATTCCGATTATATCGCTAAAAAGGTTGAAGAAATAAATGCTATCAATCAGGTAATTACATCATATAAAATAGATCCAAACATCTTAAAATCGAAAGATTTTTTAATTTTTTAA
- the fabF gene encoding beta-ketoacyl-ACP synthase II yields MQIKRVVVTGLGALTPIGNNIQEYWSGLVNGVSGAAPITYFDATKFKTRFACELKNFNVTDFIDRKEARKMDRFTQYAMVASDEAIADSGLNSEDHDPDRIGVIWGSGIGGLETFQNEVLNFAAGDGSPRFNPFFIPKMISDIAPGQISIKHGFRGPNFATVSACASSSNAIIDSLNYIRLGHADAIVTGGSEAAVTIAGMGGFNAMHALSTRNDSPETASRPFDKDREGFVLGEGAGALILEEYEHAKARGAKIYAEVLGGGMSSDAHHITAPHPEGLGARNVMLNCLRDAGINPEDIDAINMHGTSTPLGDIAESKAILEVFGEHAYNININSTKSMTGHLLGAAGAIEAIASILAINKGEVPPTINHFTDDDQIDSKLNFTFNKSQKREVKIAMSNTFGFGGHNACVALKKID; encoded by the coding sequence ATGCAAATTAAACGAGTTGTTGTAACTGGACTTGGTGCATTAACACCAATTGGTAATAATATACAAGAATATTGGAGCGGTTTAGTTAACGGAGTTAGCGGAGCTGCGCCTATAACGTATTTTGATGCGACTAAGTTCAAAACTCGTTTTGCATGTGAATTAAAAAACTTTAATGTAACCGACTTTATTGATAGAAAAGAAGCCCGTAAAATGGATCGTTTCACTCAATATGCAATGGTTGCATCAGATGAAGCAATTGCTGATTCTGGTTTAAACTCAGAAGATCATGATCCTGATAGGATTGGGGTAATTTGGGGTTCAGGAATTGGAGGATTAGAAACGTTTCAAAACGAAGTATTAAACTTTGCTGCCGGAGATGGTTCACCAAGATTTAACCCGTTTTTTATTCCAAAAATGATTTCTGATATTGCTCCTGGGCAAATCTCTATTAAACATGGTTTTAGAGGACCAAATTTTGCAACGGTTTCTGCCTGTGCATCTTCATCAAATGCTATTATTGATTCTTTAAATTACATCCGATTAGGACATGCAGATGCTATCGTTACTGGTGGTTCTGAAGCTGCTGTTACAATTGCTGGAATGGGAGGATTTAACGCAATGCATGCACTATCAACAAGAAATGATAGTCCAGAAACTGCCTCTAGACCCTTTGATAAAGATAGAGAAGGATTTGTGTTAGGAGAGGGAGCTGGAGCTCTAATACTTGAAGAATACGAACATGCAAAAGCTCGTGGAGCTAAAATATATGCTGAAGTACTTGGAGGCGGAATGTCTTCTGATGCGCATCATATTACAGCGCCACATCCAGAAGGATTGGGAGCAAGAAATGTAATGTTAAATTGTTTAAGAGACGCTGGAATTAATCCAGAAGATATAGATGCTATTAATATGCACGGAACATCTACTCCGTTAGGAGATATTGCTGAATCTAAAGCAATTTTAGAGGTTTTCGGAGAACATGCTTATAACATCAATATCAATTCTACAAAATCAATGACAGGTCATTTATTAGGAGCCGCTGGTGCAATTGAAGCTATCGCTTCGATTTTAGCAATCAATAAGGGCGAAGTTCCTCCGACAATAAATCATTTTACAGATGATGATCAAATTGATAGTAAACTGAATTTCACATTTAACAAGTCGCAAAAACGAGAAGTTAAAATTGCCATGAGCAATACATTTGGTTTTGGAGGACACAATGCTTGTGTCGCGCTTAAAAAAATTGATTAA
- the rnc gene encoding ribonuclease III: MNFIRKIVNPQKKEDEGFYYELKALLNFSPKKLSFYKKAFTHRSLKLKDDKGNPLNYERLEFLGDAMLGSIIASYLYKKVPKGTEGYLTQMRSKIVSREHLNEIGKDLELIKYVKSNFDRENVGDNIYGNIFEALVGAIYLDRGYNYCKKFIYENAITPYVDIAKLEGKITSYKGLIIEWCQKQKKQYNFDIYEDSGNENTKHFSVKISIDGVLIAKGRATSKKKAEEQASKRVYFALQAEITNS; the protein is encoded by the coding sequence ATGAATTTTATCCGTAAAATTGTAAACCCCCAAAAAAAAGAAGATGAGGGTTTCTATTACGAGTTAAAAGCACTTCTTAACTTTTCTCCAAAAAAACTTAGCTTTTACAAAAAAGCATTTACTCATAGATCTTTAAAACTAAAAGACGATAAAGGGAATCCTCTTAATTATGAACGTTTAGAATTTTTAGGCGATGCCATGTTGGGTTCTATAATTGCATCTTATTTATATAAAAAAGTCCCTAAAGGAACCGAAGGCTACTTAACACAAATGCGTTCTAAAATTGTGAGTAGAGAACATTTAAATGAAATTGGAAAAGACTTAGAGCTAATTAAATATGTAAAAAGTAATTTTGACAGAGAAAATGTTGGCGATAATATTTATGGTAATATTTTTGAGGCATTAGTTGGAGCAATTTATTTAGATAGAGGGTATAATTATTGTAAAAAATTTATTTACGAAAATGCGATTACTCCGTATGTAGATATTGCAAAGCTCGAAGGTAAAATTACAAGCTATAAAGGGTTGATCATCGAATGGTGCCAGAAGCAAAAAAAACAATACAACTTCGATATCTACGAAGATTCTGGAAACGAAAACACAAAACATTTTAGTGTAAAAATTAGCATTGATGGAGTTTTAATTGCTAAAGGAAGAGCAACATCAAAGAAGAAGGCAGAAGAACAAGCCTCAAAACGAGTTTATTTTGCTTTACAAGCCGAAATAACAAATTCTTAA